A stretch of Candidatus Macondimonas diazotrophica DNA encodes these proteins:
- a CDS encoding aspartate kinase — protein sequence MALIVQKYGGTSVGTIERIERVARKVIAARARGDQVVVVVSAMSGETDRLLGLARQIASRPEPREVDVLISTGEQVTIALLAMTLQKLGCPARSYTGAQVPIITDSAHGKARIARIDPHQVRAALDAGQVVVVAGFQGVDALGNITTLGRGGSDTTGVALAAALKADECQIFTDVDGVYTADPRIVPTARRLDHITFEEMLELASLGAKVLQIRSVEFAGKYNVPLRVLSTFQEGPGTLITYEEQQVEEVVISGIAQNRDEAQITVSGIPDHPGVAYRVLGPVADANIEVDMIVQNVARDGTTDLTFTVHRNDHERAMEILRGRQKDLGAREIAGDSAIAKISLVGVGMRSHAGVAARMFSVLASEGINIRMISTSEIKISVVVSEKYVELAVRALHEAFALDRAPHR from the coding sequence ATGGCCTTGATCGTCCAAAAATACGGAGGCACCTCGGTCGGCACCATCGAGCGGATCGAACGCGTGGCTCGCAAGGTGATCGCCGCCCGCGCGCGAGGCGACCAGGTCGTCGTCGTCGTATCGGCAATGAGTGGGGAAACCGACCGGTTACTCGGGCTGGCGCGCCAGATCGCGTCCCGTCCCGAACCCCGGGAAGTCGATGTGCTGATTTCGACAGGTGAGCAGGTCACCATCGCCCTGCTTGCCATGACGCTGCAGAAGCTCGGCTGTCCCGCACGCTCCTATACGGGCGCACAGGTGCCCATCATCACCGATTCGGCGCATGGCAAGGCGCGGATCGCGCGCATCGATCCGCACCAGGTGCGCGCGGCTCTGGACGCCGGCCAGGTGGTCGTGGTGGCGGGCTTTCAGGGCGTTGATGCCCTGGGCAACATCACCACACTCGGACGGGGTGGTTCCGATACCACGGGTGTGGCCCTGGCGGCAGCCTTGAAGGCAGATGAATGCCAGATCTTTACCGATGTCGATGGGGTGTATACCGCCGATCCACGCATTGTTCCCACAGCGCGGCGACTGGATCACATCACCTTCGAGGAAATGCTTGAGCTGGCCAGCCTCGGAGCCAAAGTGTTGCAGATCCGATCCGTCGAATTTGCGGGCAAGTACAACGTTCCGCTGCGTGTCCTGTCCACCTTCCAGGAAGGGCCCGGCACGCTGATCACCTATGAGGAGCAGCAAGTGGAAGAGGTCGTCATCTCCGGAATCGCGCAAAATCGTGACGAAGCGCAGATCACGGTGAGCGGAATTCCCGATCATCCGGGTGTGGCCTACCGCGTGCTCGGGCCGGTTGCCGATGCCAACATCGAAGTGGACATGATTGTGCAGAACGTTGCCCGTGACGGGACGACCGACCTCACCTTCACGGTCCATCGCAACGACCATGAGCGTGCAATGGAGATCTTGCGTGGGCGACAGAAGGATCTGGGCGCCCGCGAGATCGCCGGTGATTCGGCGATCGCCAAGATCTCGCTGGTCGGGGTCGGGATGCGCAGCCATGCCGGCGTCGCGGCGCGCATGTTCAGTGTTCTCGCGTCCGAAGGAATCAACATCCGGATGATCTCCACTTCCGAGATCAAGATTTCGGTCGTGGTCAGCGAAAAATATGTCGAGTTGGCGGTTCGGGCGCTTCATGAGGCCTTCGCGTTGGATCGGGCGCCTCATCGCTAA
- a CDS encoding peroxiredoxin, translated as MSVLVSQPAPDFTAAAVLPDGSINENFRLSDLKGKYVVLFFWPLDFTFVCPSEIIAHDHRVSKFKDLGVEVVGVSIDSAFTHHAWRNTPVEKGGIGPVQFPIVADVRHDIVRAYGVEHPDGVALRASFLIDKNGIVQHQVVNNLPLGREVDEMLRLVEALQFTEEHGEVCPAGWRKGKPGMKPTAEGVASYLAEHSSAL; from the coding sequence ATGAGCGTTCTGGTCAGCCAACCTGCCCCTGATTTCACCGCCGCCGCCGTGCTTCCCGACGGCAGTATCAACGAAAACTTCCGTCTTTCGGATCTGAAGGGCAAGTACGTCGTTCTGTTCTTCTGGCCGCTGGATTTCACATTCGTGTGCCCTTCCGAAATCATTGCTCACGACCACCGTGTCTCCAAGTTCAAAGACCTGGGTGTGGAAGTGGTCGGGGTTTCCATCGACTCTGCCTTCACCCACCATGCCTGGCGGAACACGCCGGTCGAAAAAGGCGGCATCGGTCCGGTACAGTTTCCCATCGTGGCGGATGTGCGCCACGACATCGTCCGTGCCTACGGCGTCGAACATCCGGACGGCGTCGCGCTGCGCGCCTCTTTCCTGATCGACAAGAACGGCATCGTGCAGCATCAGGTCGTCAACAACCTGCCGCTGGGCCGGGAAGTGGATGAAATGCTTCGCCTGGTGGAAGCCCTGCAATTCACCGAAGAGCACGGTGAGGTCTGCCCCGCCGGCTGGCGCAAGGGCAAGCCTGGCATGAAGCCCACTGCCGAAGGTGTGGCAAGCTACCTCGCGGAGCACAGCAGCGCGCTGTGA
- the minD gene encoding septum site-determining protein MinD, which yields MARIIVVTSGKGGVGKTTTSAAFGTGLALRGFKTAVVDFDVGLRNLDLIMGCERRVVYDFVNVIHGEASLGQALIRDKRLPNLSILAASQTRDKDALTQDGVGRVLEEMSQDFDYILCDSPAGIEKGAHLAMYFADDAIIVTNPEVSSVRDSDRVLGLLASKTRRAERQDGKINEHLVITRYAPKRVSKGEMLSLQDVQEILSIPLLGVIPESPTVLQCSNAGTPVILEDKSEAGQAYADTVARFLGESRPLRFVEEERSFLRRLFGG from the coding sequence TTGGCACGCATCATTGTGGTGACCTCTGGCAAAGGAGGGGTCGGAAAAACCACCACTTCCGCTGCTTTCGGAACTGGCCTGGCGCTGCGCGGTTTCAAGACCGCGGTGGTCGACTTCGACGTCGGCCTGCGCAATCTCGACCTCATCATGGGGTGTGAGCGCCGCGTCGTGTATGACTTTGTGAATGTCATCCACGGCGAGGCCTCCCTGGGTCAGGCCCTGATCCGCGACAAGCGTCTGCCCAATCTCTCCATCCTCGCCGCCTCACAGACGCGGGACAAGGATGCCCTCACTCAGGACGGCGTCGGTCGCGTCCTCGAAGAGATGTCCCAAGACTTCGATTACATCCTTTGCGATTCGCCGGCGGGCATCGAGAAGGGCGCACATCTGGCCATGTATTTCGCCGACGATGCCATCATCGTCACCAATCCCGAAGTGTCCTCGGTCCGCGATTCGGATCGGGTCCTGGGACTGCTCGCCAGCAAGACACGCCGCGCCGAGCGTCAGGACGGCAAGATCAACGAGCATCTGGTCATCACCCGCTATGCACCCAAACGCGTCAGCAAGGGTGAAATGCTCAGCCTTCAGGACGTGCAGGAGATTCTCTCGATCCCGTTGTTGGGTGTGATTCCCGAATCACCGACCGTGTTGCAATGCTCCAATGCCGGAACACCGGTGATCCTGGAGGACAAGAGCGAAGCCGGCCAGGCTTATGCCGATACCGTCGCCCGTTTTCTCGGCGAGTCCCGCCCCCTGCGCTTCGTGGAAGAGGAGCGAAGCTTCCTGCGACGGCTGTTTGGAGGCTGA
- the csrA gene encoding carbon storage regulator CsrA, whose product MLILTRRVGETVMVGDEITITVLGVKGNQVRLGINAPKDVAVHREEIYQRIKHEHDDMEPGDVIGR is encoded by the coding sequence ATGCTGATTTTGACAAGGCGAGTGGGCGAAACGGTCATGGTGGGCGATGAGATCACCATTACCGTTCTGGGCGTCAAGGGCAACCAGGTACGTCTCGGCATCAATGCGCCCAAGGATGTAGCGGTTCACCGGGAAGAGATTTACCAGCGCATCAAGCACGAGCATGACGATATGGAACCGGGGGATGTAATCGGGCGTTGA
- a CDS encoding 2,3-bisphosphoglycerate-dependent phosphoglycerate mutase — translation MQARLILIRHGKSVWNAQNRFTGWVDVPLAADGWEEAAQAGRLLADRAFDVAFTSHLQRAITTLQVVLRENRSGRTPIFLPAEGTLPRESYRPGANEFPVYLHVTALAERHYGDLQGLNKDEVLARHGEAQFKQWRRGYDTPPPNGESLKDTCERVRPYFEQHIRPELAAGKQVLISAHGNSLRALTKDLESISDADIMGLEIPTGVPIAYDLEVTPETIDIRSKSILA, via the coding sequence ATGCAAGCACGCCTGATCCTGATCCGGCATGGCAAATCCGTCTGGAATGCCCAGAACCGATTCACCGGTTGGGTCGATGTCCCCCTAGCGGCGGATGGCTGGGAAGAAGCAGCCCAGGCGGGCCGCCTGCTCGCCGACCGCGCGTTCGATGTCGCCTTCACCTCTCACCTCCAGCGCGCTATCACGACCCTGCAGGTCGTGTTGCGAGAAAATCGCAGCGGCCGGACGCCCATCTTCCTACCCGCCGAAGGTACGCTGCCACGCGAGTCCTACCGGCCCGGCGCAAATGAATTTCCGGTCTATCTGCATGTGACCGCCCTGGCCGAACGTCACTATGGCGACCTGCAGGGCCTCAACAAGGATGAGGTTCTGGCCCGCCATGGTGAGGCGCAGTTCAAACAGTGGCGGCGCGGCTACGATACACCGCCGCCCAACGGCGAGAGTCTGAAGGACACCTGCGAGCGGGTACGCCCCTATTTCGAGCAGCACATCCGGCCCGAGCTGGCCGCCGGCAAGCAGGTGCTGATTTCCGCTCACGGCAATTCGCTGCGCGCGCTGACCAAGGATCTGGAAAGCATTTCCGATGCCGACATCATGGGCCTGGAAATCCCCACCGGTGTGCCGATCGCCTATGATCTCGAGGTGACGCCGGAAACGATCGACATCCGGTCCAAATCGATCCTGGCGTAA
- a CDS encoding Rieske (2Fe-2S) protein, which yields MLRQVCGVDDLTVGGMQKFDVAGTAIILYRLEDGFYATQRLCTHTWGPLDRGKLEDGCVVCPLHRARFDVRTGAVKQWANFPPGVQLLNFLRGHKPLTTYPVEVKEGRIWVDV from the coding sequence ATGCTGAGACAAGTTTGCGGAGTGGATGATCTGACGGTCGGCGGGATGCAGAAATTCGATGTCGCCGGAACCGCCATCATCCTTTATCGGCTCGAGGACGGCTTTTACGCCACCCAGCGGTTGTGTACCCATACCTGGGGGCCGTTGGACCGCGGAAAGCTCGAGGACGGATGCGTCGTGTGCCCCTTGCATCGCGCGCGCTTCGATGTGCGCACCGGGGCGGTCAAGCAATGGGCCAATTTTCCGCCGGGCGTTCAGTTGCTCAACTTCTTGCGCGGTCACAAGCCACTGACCACTTATCCGGTCGAAGTGAAGGAGGGGCGGATCTGGGTGGATGTTTGA
- a CDS encoding C40 family peptidase: MKPIIPRAILLSLVMMLVACAPTWGPATRMPSGSAANADVASRRMEVVAHALAMTGQPYRWGGAEPGGFDCSGLVTYAYRQAGFSLPRRAIDQAERARRVPPHALAPGDLLFFRVDGAISHVGIYMGDGRMVHAPGSGKVVRIDAIDANYWAPRYAGALPMLQLIANDS, from the coding sequence TTGAAACCGATCATCCCCCGCGCCATCCTGCTCAGCCTCGTGATGATGCTGGTCGCGTGCGCACCCACATGGGGGCCCGCCACCCGCATGCCGTCGGGATCGGCCGCAAACGCCGATGTGGCGTCCCGGCGGATGGAAGTGGTGGCACACGCCTTGGCAATGACCGGCCAGCCCTATCGCTGGGGCGGCGCCGAACCCGGCGGGTTCGACTGCAGCGGGCTGGTGACCTACGCTTATCGGCAAGCCGGATTTTCATTGCCTCGTCGCGCGATCGACCAGGCCGAACGGGCGCGGCGGGTGCCGCCACATGCACTGGCCCCCGGGGATCTGCTGTTTTTCCGCGTCGATGGTGCCATCTCCCATGTCGGGATCTACATGGGTGACGGACGCATGGTGCATGCGCCTGGCTCAGGAAAGGTCGTGCGGATCGATGCGATCGATGCGAACTATTGGGCGCCGCGCTACGCCGGTGCACTGCCCATGCTTCAGTTGATCGCCAACGATTCCTGA
- the minE gene encoding cell division topological specificity factor MinE: MGILSFFRSSNKSSASVAKERLQIVVAHQRRESQRPDYFLNLQRDLLEVVRRYVTVNDDAVKVEVDHQGDCDILELNIILPER, encoded by the coding sequence ATGGGTATTCTCAGTTTCTTCCGTTCATCCAACAAGTCCAGCGCCTCGGTGGCGAAAGAGCGTCTGCAAATCGTGGTCGCCCACCAGCGCCGCGAGAGTCAGCGCCCGGATTACTTTCTCAATTTGCAGCGTGATTTGTTGGAGGTGGTTCGACGCTATGTCACCGTCAACGATGATGCCGTGAAGGTCGAGGTCGATCACCAGGGTGATTGCGACATCCTGGAACTGAACATCATCCTTCCGGAACGCTGA
- a CDS encoding amino acid permease, with protein sequence MAGQGWWRTKPIDQALEAGEGGLHRVLSGLDLTFLGIGAVIGAGIFVLTGIAAATKAGPALTLSFVIAGMACLFAALVYAEFASTVPLSGSAYTYSYVTLGELPAWIIGWDLILEYSVASAAVAIGWSGYFNRVLEGLGLGLPEMLTRTPFDGGWINLPAFVVILVVSALLAVGVRETSRFNNAMVVLKLGIIALFLVTAIPKIDVTNWDPYFPFGWSGVVGGAGLIFFAYIGFDAVSTAAEEARDPQRDIPRGILGSLVICTLIYILVAGALTGIVNYTQLNVPDPVAAGLALIGAHSVAGLISVGAIAGLSSVLLVLLYGQSRIFFAMSRDGLLPPVFSRVHPRFRTPFQVVLMTGLVVALVAGFMPIRQVAELVNVGTLAAFILVSVAVMVLRYTRPDLHRPFRTPLVPLIPLLAIAFCAYLIASLDAVTLWRFVAWMALGMAVYVFYARHHSRLRSEQG encoded by the coding sequence ATGGCGGGACAAGGATGGTGGCGGACCAAGCCGATCGATCAGGCGCTCGAAGCAGGAGAGGGCGGCCTGCATCGGGTTCTGTCTGGGTTGGACCTGACGTTTCTCGGTATCGGTGCCGTCATCGGCGCGGGTATTTTCGTCCTGACCGGGATTGCCGCCGCGACCAAAGCCGGTCCGGCGCTGACCCTGTCTTTTGTCATTGCCGGGATGGCCTGCCTGTTCGCGGCGTTGGTCTACGCCGAATTTGCGAGCACCGTTCCACTCTCCGGCAGTGCCTATACCTACTCCTATGTGACCCTTGGCGAACTGCCGGCCTGGATCATCGGTTGGGATCTGATCCTGGAATATTCGGTCGCTTCGGCTGCCGTTGCAATCGGCTGGTCGGGCTACTTCAACCGGGTTTTGGAAGGACTGGGCCTCGGTCTGCCTGAGATGCTGACCCGCACGCCATTCGATGGGGGTTGGATCAATCTCCCTGCATTCGTCGTGATTCTGGTGGTCAGCGCACTGCTGGCAGTCGGTGTCCGGGAAACCAGCCGATTCAACAACGCGATGGTGGTGCTGAAACTCGGAATCATCGCGCTCTTTCTCGTCACGGCCATTCCCAAGATCGATGTCACCAACTGGGATCCCTATTTTCCGTTCGGATGGAGTGGCGTCGTCGGTGGCGCAGGGCTGATCTTTTTTGCCTATATCGGATTCGATGCGGTGTCCACAGCAGCGGAGGAGGCGCGCGACCCACAACGCGATATCCCGCGCGGAATTCTCGGCTCCCTGGTGATCTGCACGCTGATTTACATTCTGGTAGCCGGGGCACTGACCGGGATCGTCAACTACACCCAGCTCAATGTGCCCGATCCTGTGGCAGCGGGTTTGGCGTTGATCGGCGCTCACAGTGTAGCGGGTTTGATCAGCGTCGGCGCCATCGCCGGGCTGAGCTCGGTCCTGCTGGTGTTGCTTTACGGGCAAAGTCGCATCTTTTTCGCCATGTCCCGTGACGGACTGCTGCCCCCCGTTTTCTCGCGCGTACATCCCCGCTTCAGAACCCCGTTCCAGGTGGTGCTGATGACCGGGCTCGTGGTGGCGCTGGTTGCCGGTTTCATGCCGATCCGTCAGGTCGCAGAACTGGTAAACGTGGGTACACTTGCCGCCTTCATCCTGGTCTCGGTGGCGGTCATGGTGCTGCGCTACACGCGCCCTGATCTCCATCGCCCGTTCCGGACGCCCCTGGTGCCATTGATTCCGCTCTTGGCCATCGCCTTTTGCGCCTATCTGATTGCGAGTCTGGATGCCGTGACGCTTTGGCGGTTCGTGGCCTGGATGGCATTGGGCATGGCGGTCTATGTGTTCTATGCCCGCCATCACAGCCGGCTGAGGTCTGAGCAGGGATAG
- a CDS encoding NAD(P)/FAD-dependent oxidoreductase has product MVTASPPSAHQIVVIGGGAAGLAVAARLLRLNNHLDVAVIEPAEFHFYQPGWTLVGGGVFPATATRRPMHGLMPLGVTWIRQAVAALEPDQNQLVLDDGRLVHYEHLIVCPGIVSDWGAVAGLEETLGQNGVCSNYHYDLAPYTWQCIQEFSRGRAVFTAAPMPFKCPGAPQKILYLAADHFQQNGREAELHYYCATPVIFGVAPFSRALERVADRYGVQRHYQHTLVAVDGPARVATFEHTGADGQKTRIEQPFDLLHVTPPQRPADFVRHSPLANAAGYVDVDKFTLRHVHYPNVHALGDVASTPNSKTAGAVRQQAPVVVRNLLAELGGKQPTARYDGYGTCPLTTAKGKVMLAEFVYDGVVTPTLPLDPYVERRSMWWLKTSLLPFLYWEIMLRGYEINTPHHRARNYPEPD; this is encoded by the coding sequence ATGGTCACTGCATCCCCCCCTTCTGCCCACCAGATTGTTGTCATTGGCGGTGGCGCCGCTGGTCTCGCGGTCGCCGCCCGCCTCTTGCGATTGAACAATCATCTGGATGTTGCGGTCATCGAGCCAGCTGAGTTCCATTTCTACCAACCCGGCTGGACGCTGGTGGGGGGCGGGGTTTTCCCCGCCACCGCAACCCGCCGGCCCATGCATGGCTTGATGCCGCTGGGCGTGACCTGGATACGCCAAGCGGTGGCCGCGCTCGAACCCGACCAGAATCAGCTCGTCCTGGACGATGGGCGACTCGTCCACTACGAGCATCTGATTGTCTGCCCGGGCATCGTCAGCGACTGGGGCGCCGTGGCCGGATTGGAGGAAACACTTGGACAGAATGGCGTCTGCAGCAACTACCACTACGATCTCGCGCCATACACCTGGCAGTGCATCCAGGAGTTCAGCCGCGGACGCGCCGTCTTCACGGCAGCGCCCATGCCCTTCAAATGCCCAGGCGCCCCGCAGAAGATCCTCTATCTGGCGGCCGATCACTTCCAGCAGAATGGCCGCGAGGCCGAGCTGCACTATTACTGCGCCACGCCGGTAATCTTCGGAGTCGCCCCCTTTTCCCGCGCGCTGGAGCGGGTCGCCGACCGCTATGGTGTGCAGCGCCATTATCAGCATACACTCGTCGCCGTAGACGGACCGGCGCGGGTCGCCACCTTCGAGCACACCGGTGCGGATGGCCAGAAAACCCGAATCGAGCAGCCGTTCGATCTACTGCATGTCACGCCGCCGCAACGACCGGCCGATTTCGTTCGCCACAGCCCACTCGCCAATGCGGCAGGCTATGTGGACGTGGACAAGTTCACGCTGCGCCATGTGCACTATCCCAACGTCCATGCGCTGGGTGATGTCGCCTCGACACCAAACTCCAAAACCGCCGGCGCAGTGCGTCAGCAGGCGCCCGTGGTGGTGCGCAACCTGCTGGCGGAGCTCGGCGGCAAGCAACCGACCGCGCGCTACGATGGCTATGGGACCTGCCCGCTGACCACGGCCAAGGGCAAGGTCATGCTGGCCGAGTTCGTCTACGACGGTGTGGTCACGCCCACCCTGCCGCTCGACCCGTATGTCGAACGGCGCAGCATGTGGTGGCTCAAGACCAGTCTGCTGCCCTTCCTGTATTGGGAAATCATGTTGCGCGGCTATGAGATCAATACGCCCCATCACCGCGCCCGCAACTACCCGGAGCCAGACTGA
- the trxB gene encoding thioredoxin-disulfide reductase codes for MAESSHARLLILGSGPAGYTAAIYGARANLKPVLITGIQMGGQLTTTTEVDNWPGGQEGLQGPALMEELKAHAERFETQVVFDHIHTADLGQRPFRLEGDSGVYTCDALIIATGASARYLGLASEQAFMGKGVSACATCDGFFYRNQNVAVIGGGNTAVEEALYLANIAAHVTVIHRRDRFRAEKILQDKLFAREREGKITILWNHELDEVLGDESGVTGLRARSTTGETQEIAVAGVFIAIGHTPNSQLFEGQLDMQGGYLKVNSGLEGNATATSIPGVFAAGDVMDHVYRQAITSAGTGCMAALDAERFLDELTND; via the coding sequence ATGGCCGAAAGCAGCCATGCGCGTTTATTGATTCTGGGTTCGGGTCCGGCCGGCTACACCGCCGCCATCTACGGCGCCCGAGCCAATCTCAAACCGGTTCTCATCACTGGCATCCAGATGGGCGGGCAACTGACCACCACGACCGAGGTCGACAACTGGCCAGGCGGCCAGGAAGGTCTGCAAGGCCCCGCGTTGATGGAAGAACTCAAGGCGCATGCCGAGCGCTTCGAGACCCAGGTGGTGTTCGACCATATCCATACCGCGGATCTCGGGCAGCGCCCGTTCCGGCTCGAAGGCGACAGCGGCGTGTATACCTGCGATGCCCTGATCATTGCGACCGGAGCCAGCGCCCGCTATCTGGGCCTTGCCTCCGAACAGGCGTTCATGGGCAAGGGGGTTTCAGCCTGCGCCACCTGCGACGGGTTTTTCTATCGCAACCAGAATGTCGCCGTGATCGGTGGCGGCAACACGGCTGTGGAAGAAGCGCTGTATCTGGCCAACATCGCGGCGCACGTCACCGTCATTCATCGCCGCGACCGGTTCCGGGCGGAGAAAATTCTGCAGGACAAGCTGTTCGCCCGCGAGCGCGAAGGCAAGATCACCATATTATGGAACCATGAACTCGACGAGGTTCTGGGCGACGAATCCGGCGTGACCGGACTGCGGGCACGCAGCACGACTGGTGAAACCCAAGAGATCGCGGTCGCAGGCGTATTCATCGCCATTGGCCATACACCCAACAGCCAGCTCTTCGAAGGACAGCTCGACATGCAGGGCGGCTACCTGAAAGTCAACAGCGGACTGGAAGGCAATGCCACGGCCACATCCATCCCGGGTGTATTCGCCGCAGGTGACGTGATGGATCATGTCTATCGCCAGGCCATCACCTCCGCCGGCACCGGCTGCATGGCGGCCCTGGACGCCGAGCGCTTTCTCGACGAACTCACCAACGACTGA
- the minC gene encoding septum site-determining protein MinC, producing MSMRSSAFPQTPSCELKGSGFTFTVLKVFDPTPERVVSDVRRRIDQAPGFFKGAPIIVDVQAVEQVAWTIAALVEALRALELIPIAIRGADPIHEQQARDLALGVLNETRSSAVDSQPKAVERNMPARLITEPVRSGQQVYAKSDLIVVGPVSHGAELLADGNIHVYGALRGRALAGLRGDRTARIFCRSLEAELISIAGYYRLADDLEPAQRGQPAQIHLDGENLHVQAL from the coding sequence ATGTCGATGCGATCATCCGCCTTTCCCCAGACCCCGTCCTGTGAGCTGAAAGGCAGCGGCTTCACCTTCACGGTCCTGAAGGTCTTCGATCCCACCCCCGAACGGGTGGTTTCGGACGTGCGGCGGCGCATCGATCAGGCGCCCGGATTCTTCAAGGGCGCGCCGATCATCGTTGACGTGCAGGCAGTCGAACAGGTGGCGTGGACGATCGCCGCACTGGTCGAAGCGCTGCGTGCACTCGAGCTGATCCCCATCGCCATCCGCGGAGCAGACCCGATACACGAACAGCAGGCACGCGATCTGGCGCTGGGTGTGCTGAACGAGACCCGTTCATCGGCAGTCGATTCGCAACCCAAGGCGGTCGAACGGAATATGCCCGCACGCCTGATTACTGAGCCGGTGCGATCCGGACAACAGGTCTATGCCAAAAGCGACCTGATTGTTGTTGGACCGGTCAGCCATGGCGCGGAATTGCTCGCAGACGGCAACATCCATGTCTATGGCGCGCTGCGGGGTCGCGCGCTCGCGGGCCTGCGTGGCGACCGGACAGCGCGTATTTTTTGTCGATCGCTTGAAGCAGAGTTGATTTCCATTGCGGGTTATTACCGGCTGGCCGACGATCTGGAACCGGCGCAGCGCGGGCAGCCGGCACAGATTCATCTGGACGGCGAGAACCTTCACGTCCAGGCCCTGTGA
- a CDS encoding host attachment protein produces the protein MTHAEQTVWILVADAARARFYQAQGARGPLLELEDAVHPASRLPGHELLADRPGRALDSHGEHRHGMEPTIDPKDEEARRFAAELCARLRERYQAHAFNHLVLVAPPRFLGFLRDALDHQLASRVLASVDLDLTHCTTPDVVRAHLPDPLY, from the coding sequence ATGACGCATGCTGAGCAGACAGTCTGGATTCTCGTCGCGGACGCAGCACGCGCTCGCTTCTATCAAGCCCAGGGTGCCCGCGGTCCCTTGCTCGAACTCGAGGATGCCGTGCACCCTGCATCGCGCCTTCCAGGCCATGAACTGCTCGCCGACCGGCCCGGACGTGCGCTGGACTCCCATGGTGAACACCGCCACGGGATGGAGCCGACGATCGACCCCAAGGATGAGGAAGCCCGGCGCTTCGCCGCCGAGCTCTGCGCGCGACTGCGGGAACGATACCAGGCCCACGCCTTTAACCATCTGGTCTTGGTCGCGCCCCCGCGGTTCCTGGGATTTCTGCGTGACGCGCTGGATCATCAGCTTGCATCGCGGGTGCTGGCCAGTGTCGATCTGGATCTCACGCACTGCACGACGCCGGATGTCGTCCGCGCCCATCTGCCGGATCCGCTCTACTGA